A window from Polyangium spumosum encodes these proteins:
- a CDS encoding serine/threonine-protein kinase → MTPETDAELAAQRIGTTIGTWKIERVLGIGGMASVFLGRRADGCAAAIKVLHPYLLDISELRKRFLREGPIGSALATVGPLCEGLPQVYESGVAEDGSAFLAMELLDGETIFDRMARKGVLSVDEVLRIAHKVLDVLVVAHTFGIVHRDLKPENLHLGRDARIKVLDFGIARVDALPEGTAELPEKTATKAGIAIGSYEYMAPEQAMGKPQEIDGRTDLFALGATMFRLLGGRYVHGDLDGPMLLVAAATRQAPPLASLAPAVPSAVCAVVDRALVFRKEERYPDAATMRFDVYALRGGKTPPYVTAIAEGRVRPGDRLPTR, encoded by the coding sequence ATGACTCCGGAGACGGACGCAGAACTCGCGGCGCAGCGGATCGGCACGACGATCGGCACCTGGAAGATCGAACGTGTGCTCGGCATCGGCGGCATGGCGAGCGTCTTTCTGGGCCGCCGCGCGGATGGATGCGCCGCGGCCATCAAGGTCCTCCACCCCTACCTGCTCGACATCAGCGAGCTCCGGAAGCGCTTCCTCCGCGAAGGGCCGATCGGCAGCGCGCTCGCGACCGTCGGCCCGCTCTGCGAAGGGCTGCCGCAGGTCTACGAGTCGGGCGTGGCAGAGGACGGTTCGGCCTTCCTCGCGATGGAGTTGCTCGACGGAGAGACCATCTTCGATCGCATGGCGCGCAAGGGCGTGCTCTCCGTCGACGAGGTGCTGCGTATCGCGCACAAGGTCCTCGACGTGCTCGTCGTCGCGCACACGTTCGGCATCGTGCACCGCGACCTCAAGCCCGAGAACCTGCACCTCGGCAGGGACGCGCGGATCAAGGTGCTCGATTTCGGCATCGCCCGCGTCGACGCGCTGCCGGAGGGCACGGCGGAGCTGCCCGAGAAGACGGCCACGAAGGCCGGCATCGCCATCGGCAGCTACGAGTACATGGCGCCCGAGCAGGCGATGGGCAAACCCCAGGAGATCGACGGTCGGACCGACCTCTTCGCGCTCGGCGCCACGATGTTCCGCCTGCTCGGCGGTCGTTACGTGCACGGCGATCTCGACGGCCCGATGTTGCTCGTCGCCGCGGCCACGAGGCAAGCGCCGCCGCTCGCCTCCCTCGCGCCCGCGGTCCCTTCCGCGGTGTGCGCCGTCGTCGACCGCGCGCTCGTGTTCCGCAAGGAGGAGCGATACCCCGACGCGGCGACGATGCGCTTCGACGTGTACGCGCTGCGCGGCGGCAAGACGCCGCCCTACGTGACGGCCATCGCCGAGGGGCGTGTTCGCCCGGGGGATCGCCTGCCGACGCGCTGA
- a CDS encoding OmpP1/FadL family transporter has product MARRPLRIASLPLALGSLLASAGANASGLDAPLVGSGQSGPTIGDAAAIHWNPAALADIDRPELFGGAGVVAGRVGYRRERRGTYQTPDALRLRGPMAEGEIAPEKRGWAEEVVATPLAPTGDLFFAMPIARRRLVLGLGAYVPYAAALDFPNNGAQAWQLRQAFIVANFVTASAAVRVLPNLSFGAGVSYVGGLASLSKKQDFAELPEFQRAFSDPPIGQPNEFGPDAPSHVRELDVLSRPISITNALSHGFSFNAGLLYEPTERVRLALAYQHGAKMRYRGRFALDMNDPFFTQDLAAQGLRYPELVEGDAELAFRLPRRLTAGAAYQATDSFRVDGFVQYITYSDVDAFVVTTRSPALAQPKLGIGPSVRAVLPRRWNDTVWVEANARLALSRRFTMSATVGYQSPASPDETIDVGSPDGHRLIGGLGAVVRATRWLDLHADARAQGILPRTVTTSRSDVGNGRYTMAIGYLGGHAKARF; this is encoded by the coding sequence ATGGCACGTCGTCCGCTGCGTATCGCGTCCCTTCCCCTCGCCCTCGGCTCGCTGCTCGCGTCGGCCGGCGCGAATGCGTCCGGGCTCGACGCCCCGCTCGTGGGGAGCGGGCAATCGGGGCCGACGATCGGCGACGCCGCCGCCATTCACTGGAACCCCGCGGCGCTCGCCGATATCGATCGGCCCGAGCTCTTCGGCGGCGCGGGCGTCGTCGCGGGCAGGGTCGGGTATCGACGCGAGCGGCGGGGGACATACCAGACGCCCGACGCCCTGCGCCTGCGAGGGCCCATGGCGGAGGGAGAGATCGCCCCGGAGAAACGCGGCTGGGCCGAGGAGGTGGTCGCGACGCCGCTCGCGCCGACGGGGGATCTGTTTTTTGCGATGCCGATCGCGCGTCGGCGCCTCGTCCTCGGCCTCGGCGCCTACGTGCCCTACGCGGCGGCGCTCGATTTCCCGAACAATGGCGCGCAGGCCTGGCAGCTCCGGCAGGCCTTCATCGTGGCGAATTTCGTGACGGCGAGCGCGGCGGTGCGCGTCCTGCCAAACCTCTCGTTCGGCGCGGGCGTCTCGTACGTGGGCGGGCTCGCGAGCCTCTCCAAGAAGCAGGACTTCGCGGAGCTGCCCGAGTTCCAGCGCGCGTTCTCCGACCCGCCGATCGGACAGCCGAACGAGTTCGGCCCGGACGCGCCGAGCCACGTGCGCGAGCTCGACGTGCTCTCGCGGCCGATTTCGATCACGAACGCCCTGAGCCACGGCTTCTCGTTCAACGCGGGCCTCCTGTACGAGCCCACGGAGCGCGTGCGCCTCGCGCTCGCGTATCAGCACGGCGCGAAGATGCGTTACCGGGGGCGCTTCGCGCTCGACATGAACGATCCGTTCTTCACGCAGGACCTCGCCGCGCAGGGGCTCCGGTATCCGGAGCTCGTCGAGGGCGACGCCGAGCTCGCCTTCCGGCTCCCCAGGCGGCTCACCGCGGGCGCGGCGTATCAGGCGACCGATTCGTTTCGCGTGGACGGGTTCGTCCAGTACATCACCTATTCGGACGTGGACGCGTTCGTCGTGACGACCCGCTCGCCGGCCCTCGCGCAGCCGAAGCTCGGGATCGGGCCGTCCGTGCGAGCGGTCTTGCCGAGGCGCTGGAACGACACGGTCTGGGTCGAGGCCAATGCGCGCCTCGCGCTCTCGCGGCGCTTCACGATGTCGGCGACGGTCGGGTATCAATCGCCCGCCTCCCCCGACGAGACGATCGACGTGGGCTCGCCGGACGGGCACAGGCTGATCGGCGGCCTCGGGGCCGTGGTGCGGGCGACGCGCTGGCTCGATCTGCACGCCGACGCCCGCGCGCAGGGCATCTTGCCGAGGACGGTGACGACCTCGCGCAGCGACGTGGGCAATGGGAGGTACACGATGGCGATCGGATACCTCGGCGGGCACGCGAAGGCCCGCTTCTAG
- a CDS encoding ferritin-like domain-containing protein, translating into MTRRHLDKLLGMIIATTALGARGIACGPCPDNVTVIPLLPPSSDGGVEDAGDWIAQECERKCANGISCVPTSITQEGGETIPAIECTQMSDCSAGRRPLGYGGPGKGLSTRGLATPGAWLAHAAELEAASVIAFRELRRDLAALGAPRRLLRAASRAGAEERRHTRKARSLARRYGARMRTLPAGATRRISLEELAAHNAAEGCVREAFGALVARWQATFAKDAEVRGVMARIAEDEARHAALAFEIDAWAKRRLDPAARSRVEAARREAARGLLSPRARDAGRDEALGVLGLPDAAAAQALAERFVVAIGIDVAA; encoded by the coding sequence ATGACCCGGAGACACCTGGACAAACTGCTCGGGATGATCATCGCCACGACGGCGCTCGGGGCGCGCGGGATCGCGTGCGGGCCTTGTCCCGACAACGTGACCGTGATCCCGCTCCTGCCGCCGAGCAGCGACGGCGGCGTCGAGGACGCAGGGGACTGGATCGCCCAGGAATGCGAGCGAAAATGCGCGAACGGCATCTCGTGTGTGCCGACGTCGATCACGCAAGAGGGCGGGGAGACCATTCCGGCGATCGAGTGCACGCAGATGTCCGACTGCAGCGCGGGGAGGCGGCCGCTCGGGTACGGCGGCCCGGGAAAAGGTTTGTCCACCAGGGGTCTCGCGACGCCGGGAGCGTGGCTCGCCCACGCGGCCGAGCTCGAGGCCGCCTCGGTGATCGCGTTCCGTGAGCTCCGGCGAGACCTCGCCGCGCTCGGGGCGCCGCGGAGATTGCTGCGCGCGGCCTCGCGGGCGGGCGCGGAGGAGCGGAGGCACACGCGAAAGGCGCGCTCCCTCGCGCGGAGGTACGGGGCGCGCATGAGGACCCTGCCCGCGGGCGCGACGCGGCGTATCTCGCTGGAGGAGCTCGCCGCGCACAACGCGGCCGAGGGCTGCGTGCGCGAGGCGTTTGGCGCGCTCGTCGCGCGGTGGCAAGCGACGTTCGCGAAAGACGCGGAGGTGCGCGGCGTGATGGCGCGTATCGCCGAGGACGAGGCGCGCCACGCGGCGCTCGCGTTCGAGATCGACGCGTGGGCGAAGCGGCGGCTCGATCCGGCGGCGCGCTCGCGCGTCGAGGCGGCGCGAAGAGAAGCGGCGCGCGGGCTCCTCTCGCCGAGGGCGCGGGACGCGGGGCGCGACGAGGCGCTCGGGGTCCTCGGCTTGCCCGACGCGGCGGCGGCGCAGGCGCTCGCGGAGAGGTTCGTCGTGGCGATCGGGATCGACGTGGCAGCTTGA
- a CDS encoding acetyltransferase — protein sequence MTTKRCAALLALLGASAAGCVEPVRLEPPPPEGELAVGESREVTLRFLRLDVEDFAQTLGLEELRRLPRKTLEETWLLDMELRPLVENALERFMNLPTEEAKALPQPAWNMFYLLHMTPENARLEGTALAGLSAVGEAVGISPSQILADLTGAGPNERIADHAIVTDVVLEQVVGTHPRARFRRGPSTEGHPEGLYPVDEGKIALSLHDVATDFASLSERFGPASLAPDDPRGPAHPGFLRSASGLSTSEGGFRMTVRLDVNALPYRGIDASHARVASVNSIGGQMDRAFDFTDPRWLEVEGLAEELSIREMTMTIAEDPRYLVPGTRRDPRPLGDSPVWSAAPWAEERVLAETGRRLAARIPPHCTSYSPAGEVSDPFEAVRVCIDADGWVQIDIDPSVILEGPPPAPGYFWDMLLEVAQARMHDGGLAEGEANVVMPVRDVPVGVSADVVVARIRENIEQNPAALRAMAEALTGNTRGDADFFYVKPEGRAEDWLYFVAPEDIREDAEGQPVRPYAYTDPGFYADPALGQKISSRVEIDGDTAHEKVRVEPGDRLYVKDAEGRVFEIVVSGKPSRYRLALVVTRAS from the coding sequence ATGACCACGAAACGATGCGCCGCGCTGCTCGCCCTTCTCGGCGCCTCGGCCGCGGGCTGCGTCGAGCCCGTCCGCCTCGAGCCGCCCCCGCCCGAGGGCGAGCTCGCCGTGGGCGAGAGCCGCGAGGTCACGCTGCGGTTCTTGCGGCTCGACGTGGAGGATTTCGCGCAGACGCTCGGCCTGGAGGAGCTCCGCCGGTTGCCGCGAAAAACGCTCGAGGAGACCTGGCTGCTCGACATGGAGCTCCGGCCGCTCGTGGAGAATGCGCTCGAGAGGTTCATGAACCTGCCCACGGAGGAGGCGAAGGCGCTCCCGCAGCCGGCCTGGAACATGTTTTACCTGCTCCACATGACGCCGGAGAACGCGCGGCTCGAAGGCACGGCGCTCGCGGGGCTTTCGGCCGTGGGCGAGGCGGTCGGGATCTCGCCGTCGCAGATCCTCGCGGACCTCACGGGCGCGGGGCCGAACGAGCGGATCGCCGATCACGCGATCGTCACCGATGTCGTCCTGGAGCAGGTCGTCGGGACACATCCGCGCGCGCGATTCCGCCGCGGCCCTTCGACCGAAGGTCACCCCGAGGGCCTCTACCCCGTGGACGAGGGCAAGATCGCCCTCAGCCTCCACGACGTGGCCACGGATTTCGCCTCGCTCTCGGAGAGGTTTGGCCCGGCGTCCCTCGCGCCGGACGATCCACGCGGCCCTGCACATCCGGGGTTTCTCCGGTCCGCGTCCGGCCTCTCGACGTCCGAGGGGGGCTTCCGGATGACGGTGCGGCTCGACGTGAATGCGCTCCCGTACCGGGGCATCGACGCCTCGCACGCGCGCGTCGCGAGCGTGAATTCGATCGGCGGGCAGATGGACCGCGCCTTCGATTTCACGGATCCGCGCTGGCTCGAGGTCGAGGGGCTCGCGGAGGAGCTCTCGATCCGGGAGATGACGATGACGATCGCGGAGGACCCGCGGTATCTCGTGCCGGGGACGAGGCGGGATCCGCGGCCGCTCGGCGATTCGCCCGTGTGGAGCGCGGCGCCGTGGGCCGAGGAGCGTGTCCTCGCCGAGACGGGGCGGCGCCTCGCGGCGCGGATCCCGCCCCATTGCACCTCGTATTCGCCCGCGGGGGAGGTCTCCGATCCGTTCGAGGCCGTGCGCGTGTGCATCGACGCGGACGGCTGGGTGCAGATCGACATCGACCCCAGCGTGATCCTGGAGGGTCCGCCGCCCGCGCCCGGGTATTTCTGGGACATGCTCCTCGAGGTCGCGCAGGCGCGTATGCACGACGGCGGGCTCGCGGAGGGCGAGGCGAACGTCGTGATGCCCGTGCGCGACGTGCCCGTGGGTGTGTCGGCGGACGTGGTCGTCGCGCGCATTCGCGAGAACATCGAGCAGAACCCCGCGGCGCTTCGCGCCATGGCCGAGGCGCTGACCGGAAATACCCGGGGCGACGCCGATTTCTTTTACGTGAAGCCCGAGGGCCGCGCCGAGGATTGGCTCTATTTCGTGGCGCCCGAGGACATCCGCGAGGACGCGGAGGGCCAGCCCGTGCGGCCGTATGCCTACACGGATCCCGGTTTTTACGCCGATCCCGCGCTCGGGCAGAAGATATCCTCGCGCGTCGAGATCGACGGGGACACGGCGCACGAAAAGGTCCGGGTCGAGCCGGGAGACCGGCTTTACGTGAAGGACGCCGAGGGGCGCGTCTTCGAGATCGTCGTCTCCGGGAAGCCGAGCCGGTACAGGCTCGCGCTCGTCGTGACGCGCGCGTCGTGA
- a CDS encoding vWA domain-containing protein codes for MKRSSSLPFVFFVLCAAAIGPGLGACASDAAKREPTGAGEAGGSGGVQQGGSGGMGGTTSPPPPTPPSDPPPHPDDTPVVVPLIDDPAPSPPSGCMGIDSSQPALISVSSDDSNSMASPAHVRDLLRLGLEPLPREVRTHEFLNYYTISYPASPPGQLTLFPELEAVADEPAQLHFQVALRSFDPIKPRKPMNLTFLVDTSGSMQGPGLARAKATLAAVASQLAAGDLVGVVTWGTANDVLLANHVAIGPNDPALLGVVNSLQANGGTDLASGLQKGYDLAEDNYAPGRINRVILITDGGANIGVTDGDRIATAAEDADKEGIYLLGVATGPALTHSDGILDPLTDKGRGAYVYLDSVEEASRMFADRFDETMDVAARSVSVEFTLPWYFKVHKFYGEEYETGEVRVDPQHLAPSDAMIFSQVLSACDAALINPADPVTIRAFWTTPITYTKQTTELTTTIGDLLAAQKKGLPKGQVIVAYAEALKQPSQKNLKEAHVLALAYDPELVDPEIAEIVSLIENHPQF; via the coding sequence ATGAAGCGATCGTCTTCTCTTCCTTTCGTGTTCTTCGTGCTCTGCGCTGCTGCGATCGGACCTGGCCTCGGTGCGTGCGCGAGCGACGCGGCGAAGCGTGAGCCGACCGGCGCGGGTGAGGCTGGGGGCTCCGGTGGCGTGCAGCAAGGTGGCTCCGGCGGGATGGGGGGCACCACGAGCCCGCCTCCCCCCACCCCTCCGTCCGATCCGCCGCCCCACCCGGATGACACGCCTGTCGTGGTGCCGCTGATCGACGATCCCGCCCCGTCTCCCCCTTCGGGCTGCATGGGCATCGATTCGTCCCAGCCGGCCCTCATTTCGGTCTCGTCCGACGATTCGAACTCCATGGCGTCGCCGGCTCACGTCCGCGACCTGCTTCGGCTCGGCCTCGAGCCACTCCCGCGCGAGGTGCGGACGCACGAATTCTTGAATTACTACACCATCTCCTATCCGGCGTCCCCGCCTGGCCAGCTCACCCTCTTCCCCGAGCTCGAGGCCGTGGCCGACGAGCCTGCGCAGCTTCATTTCCAGGTCGCGCTCCGCTCCTTCGATCCGATCAAGCCGCGCAAGCCGATGAACCTCACCTTCCTCGTCGACACCTCGGGCTCCATGCAGGGCCCTGGCCTCGCGCGGGCGAAGGCGACCCTCGCTGCCGTCGCGTCGCAGCTCGCGGCCGGTGATCTCGTGGGAGTCGTCACGTGGGGCACGGCGAACGACGTCCTGCTCGCCAATCACGTGGCGATCGGCCCGAACGATCCGGCGCTCCTCGGCGTCGTCAATTCGCTCCAGGCGAACGGCGGGACGGACCTCGCGAGTGGCCTGCAAAAAGGTTACGACCTCGCGGAGGACAACTACGCGCCTGGGCGCATCAATCGCGTCATTCTGATCACGGACGGCGGCGCGAACATCGGCGTGACGGACGGCGATCGTATTGCGACGGCCGCGGAGGACGCCGACAAGGAGGGCATTTACCTGCTCGGCGTCGCGACGGGCCCGGCGCTCACACATTCCGACGGGATCCTGGATCCGCTGACCGACAAGGGCCGAGGTGCCTACGTGTATCTCGACTCCGTCGAGGAGGCGTCGAGGATGTTCGCCGATCGATTCGACGAGACGATGGACGTCGCGGCCCGGAGCGTGAGCGTCGAATTCACGTTGCCCTGGTACTTCAAGGTCCACAAGTTCTACGGCGAGGAATACGAGACCGGCGAGGTCCGGGTCGACCCGCAGCACCTCGCGCCGTCCGACGCGATGATCTTCAGCCAGGTCCTCAGCGCGTGTGACGCGGCCCTGATCAACCCGGCCGATCCCGTCACCATTCGCGCGTTCTGGACGACGCCGATCACGTACACGAAGCAAACGACGGAGCTCACGACGACGATCGGCGACCTGCTCGCCGCGCAGAAGAAGGGGCTGCCGAAGGGGCAGGTGATCGTGGCGTACGCCGAGGCATTGAAGCAGCCGAGCCAGAAGAACCTGAAGGAGGCGCACGTTTTGGCGCTGGCGTACGATCCGGAGCTCGTGGATCCGGAGATCGCGGAGATCGTGTCGTTGATCGAGAATCATCCGCAGTTTTGA
- a CDS encoding GuaB1 family IMP dehydrogenase-related protein — MRFLHPERDESLELALEDVFLTPGFFEGVSRLDVDLRPVDFPGGSHPIVSANMNAVTGKRMAETMARFGGLGVLPQDMALDTTERIVRHIKGADPRYDTPLAVSPRESLRDVQGIIRKRSHDMVVVVDDERRVLGIVTHADLRDRDQYTPASALMSSRLVTIAAGTPNRDAFLLMEEARVKAVPVLDAQGKLVGVLTRDDAVRLELLRPSLSARGELMVASAVGISANAPDVARRLVDIGVSAIVLDTAHGHQRRMIEAIRVVRKAIGDAVPLVAGNVCTAEGTRDLLEAGADIVKVNVGPGAMCTTRMQTGAGRPTFSSVLACAREARKHGKHVWADGGVKYPRDVALYLAAGASRVMVGTALAGTYESPGDVKEDREGALYKENYGMASARAVHDRAAELDAFERAKKGFFREGISTSRIYIQEGKESVGALLVDMITGVQSACTYAGARSLPELCDKAVIGVQTLAGYGEGKPHGAVRR, encoded by the coding sequence ATGCGATTCCTCCACCCCGAGCGTGACGAGAGCCTCGAGCTCGCGCTCGAAGACGTCTTCTTGACCCCCGGGTTCTTCGAAGGTGTCTCGCGCCTCGACGTCGACCTCCGGCCGGTCGATTTCCCGGGCGGATCCCACCCGATCGTCTCGGCGAACATGAATGCCGTCACGGGCAAACGTATGGCCGAGACCATGGCCCGGTTCGGCGGGCTCGGCGTGCTCCCCCAGGACATGGCGCTCGATACCACCGAGCGAATCGTGCGGCACATCAAGGGCGCCGATCCCCGCTACGACACGCCCCTCGCCGTCTCGCCGCGCGAGAGCCTGCGCGACGTGCAAGGCATCATCCGCAAACGATCCCACGACATGGTCGTCGTCGTCGACGACGAGCGCCGCGTCCTCGGCATCGTCACCCACGCGGATCTCCGGGATCGGGACCAATACACGCCGGCCTCGGCGCTCATGTCCTCGCGCCTCGTGACGATCGCCGCGGGCACGCCGAACCGCGACGCCTTCCTGCTCATGGAAGAGGCGCGCGTGAAGGCCGTTCCCGTGCTCGACGCCCAGGGCAAGCTCGTGGGTGTCTTGACGCGCGACGACGCCGTGCGGCTGGAGCTGCTCCGGCCGAGTTTGTCCGCGCGCGGCGAGCTCATGGTCGCCTCGGCCGTGGGTATCTCCGCGAATGCGCCCGACGTCGCCCGCCGCCTCGTGGACATCGGGGTCTCGGCGATCGTGCTCGACACGGCGCACGGCCATCAGCGGCGCATGATCGAGGCCATCCGCGTGGTGCGTAAGGCCATCGGCGACGCCGTGCCGCTCGTGGCCGGCAATGTGTGCACGGCCGAGGGCACGCGTGATCTGCTGGAGGCGGGCGCCGACATCGTGAAGGTGAACGTGGGCCCGGGCGCGATGTGCACGACCCGCATGCAGACCGGCGCGGGCCGCCCGACGTTCAGCTCGGTGCTCGCGTGCGCGCGCGAGGCGCGCAAACACGGCAAACACGTGTGGGCCGACGGCGGCGTGAAATACCCGCGCGACGTGGCGCTTTACCTCGCGGCGGGCGCGTCGCGCGTGATGGTGGGCACCGCGCTCGCGGGCACGTACGAGAGCCCCGGCGACGTGAAAGAGGACCGCGAGGGCGCGCTTTACAAGGAGAACTACGGCATGGCGAGCGCCCGCGCCGTGCACGACAGGGCGGCGGAGCTCGACGCGTTCGAGCGCGCGAAGAAGGGGTTCTTCCGGGAGGGCATTTCGACGTCGCGTATTTACATCCAGGAGGGCAAGGAGAGCGTGGGCGCGCTGCTCGTCGACATGATCACGGGCGTGCAATCGGCGTGCACCTACGCCGGCGCGAGGAGCCTGCCGGAGCTCTGCGACAAGGCCGTGATCGGGGTGCAGACGCTCGCGGGGTACGGCGAGGGCAAACCCCACGGCGCCGTGCGGCGCTGA
- a CDS encoding MFS transporter — MSPTHGTRAKLGLLASLYLSQGLPYGFFQDALPAILKTMGLSLPAIGLTYLLAAPWALKFLWSPHVNRRAPGRLGRRRGVILPIQLLSALLVFALAASNGGPSIAWLLAGVFFVNLLAATQDIATDGLAVNILSDEELGWGNGLQVAAYRMGMVLGGGLLLRVFDRTGFGLTLTVLGLLLLVATLPIALFREPAGAPPPPREAPSLSHWLSRPGAFAWFGLLFVYKAGEHFATAMLKPFFVDAKGAGLGLAQVGTLNIVAITAGMVGAMLGGGLVKRLGYRRALVGFGALQALAVMLYAVVARQSASMPMLVVVCGVEHIAGGMATASLFTAMMASCRQEHAATDYTVQASVVVLASGVAAAASGFSAHALGYAGHFTLAAVLAALAVVFVGWVFRSGRGLEAAVMRG, encoded by the coding sequence GTGAGCCCCACGCACGGCACGCGCGCGAAGCTCGGCTTGCTCGCGAGCCTCTACCTCTCGCAAGGTTTGCCCTACGGCTTCTTCCAGGACGCATTGCCGGCGATCCTCAAGACGATGGGGTTGTCCTTGCCGGCCATTGGCCTCACGTACCTGCTCGCGGCGCCGTGGGCGCTGAAGTTCCTCTGGTCGCCTCACGTGAACCGGCGCGCCCCGGGTCGGCTCGGGCGGCGGCGCGGCGTGATCCTGCCGATCCAGCTCCTCTCGGCGCTGCTCGTCTTCGCCCTCGCCGCCTCGAATGGCGGCCCGTCGATCGCGTGGCTGCTCGCCGGCGTCTTTTTCGTCAACCTGCTCGCGGCGACGCAGGACATCGCGACCGACGGCCTCGCGGTGAACATCCTCTCGGACGAGGAGCTCGGCTGGGGCAATGGCCTCCAGGTGGCGGCGTATCGTATGGGAATGGTCCTCGGCGGGGGCCTCTTGTTGCGCGTCTTCGACCGGACCGGCTTCGGGCTCACGCTGACCGTCCTCGGCCTTCTGCTGCTCGTCGCCACGCTGCCGATCGCCCTCTTCCGCGAGCCCGCGGGCGCGCCGCCCCCGCCCCGCGAGGCCCCGAGTTTGTCCCACTGGCTCTCGCGCCCCGGGGCCTTCGCGTGGTTCGGGTTGCTCTTCGTCTACAAGGCCGGCGAGCATTTCGCCACGGCCATGCTCAAGCCCTTCTTCGTCGACGCAAAAGGCGCCGGGCTCGGCCTCGCGCAGGTGGGCACGCTGAACATCGTGGCGATCACGGCGGGCATGGTCGGCGCGATGCTCGGAGGTGGGCTCGTGAAGCGGCTCGGCTACCGGCGCGCGCTCGTCGGGTTCGGGGCGCTGCAAGCCCTCGCGGTGATGCTTTATGCGGTGGTGGCGCGGCAATCGGCGTCGATGCCGATGCTCGTGGTGGTATGCGGCGTCGAGCATATCGCGGGCGGCATGGCGACGGCCTCGCTCTTCACGGCGATGATGGCCTCGTGCCGGCAGGAGCACGCGGCGACCGATTACACGGTGCAAGCCTCGGTGGTGGTGCTGGCGAGCGGAGTGGCCGCGGCGGCGAGCGGGTTTTCAGCGCACGCGCTGGGGTACGCGGGGCATTTCACGCTGGCGGCGGTGCTCGCGGCGCTGGCGGTGGTGTTCGTGGGATGGGTGTTCAGGAGCGGGAGGGGGCTCGAGGCGGCGGTGATGCGGGGGTAG